Proteins encoded within one genomic window of Phototrophicus methaneseepsis:
- a CDS encoding aminotransferase class I/II-fold pyridoxal phosphate-dependent enzyme produces MPTYAQRVVPFGTTIFSEINELAQKHNALNLSQGKPDFDGPQVMLDAAIESIRTGQANQYPPGYGIPEMRQAVADHAQHFYNLPITPQDVLISSGAAEGVYAAIMGVVNPGDEVILIEPYFDVYLPIVEWAGAVPVFVPMRPPEWRFDPEELRAAFSEKTRAIIINTPHNPTGRVYDKEELAVIADLCKEFDAIVISDEVYEHLTYEEAKHTPISTLPGMFERTLTVSSAAKTFSVTGWKVGWIMGAPELLTGAWRIRQNVTFAVNHPGQVGVACALQLGADYYDAYHAMYASKRQILIDGLEAAGLKVSSPEGAFYIMADFSDIFDGDDVDFTKYLISEVGVACIPPSAFFSPEHKHLAKDHVRFTYCKVDDVLLAGAEKLAKLRAK; encoded by the coding sequence ATGCCAACTTATGCACAGCGTGTTGTGCCATTTGGGACAACCATTTTTTCTGAAATTAACGAACTCGCCCAAAAACACAATGCACTCAACCTCAGCCAGGGAAAGCCAGACTTCGATGGGCCGCAGGTTATGTTGGATGCCGCTATCGAATCCATACGCACCGGACAAGCCAATCAGTACCCTCCTGGCTATGGCATCCCGGAAATGCGTCAGGCCGTTGCTGACCATGCGCAGCACTTCTATAATTTGCCTATCACCCCGCAAGATGTTTTGATTTCTTCCGGCGCGGCAGAAGGCGTCTACGCGGCCATCATGGGCGTTGTTAATCCCGGCGATGAAGTCATCTTGATTGAACCGTATTTTGATGTGTATCTGCCGATTGTCGAATGGGCTGGGGCAGTACCCGTCTTCGTGCCTATGCGCCCGCCTGAATGGCGCTTCGACCCAGAGGAACTAAGGGCCGCTTTCAGCGAGAAGACGCGCGCCATCATCATCAACACGCCCCATAACCCCACAGGGCGCGTCTACGATAAAGAAGAACTCGCCGTCATCGCGGACCTATGCAAAGAATTCGATGCTATTGTCATCTCAGACGAGGTTTATGAACACCTCACCTATGAAGAGGCCAAACATACGCCCATTTCAACCCTCCCAGGCATGTTTGAGCGCACCCTGACCGTCAGCAGTGCCGCCAAAACCTTCAGCGTCACCGGCTGGAAGGTGGGTTGGATTATGGGCGCGCCAGAACTCCTAACAGGGGCATGGCGCATCCGCCAAAACGTCACTTTCGCTGTGAACCACCCCGGCCAAGTCGGCGTGGCCTGTGCGTTACAATTAGGGGCCGATTACTACGATGCCTATCATGCGATGTATGCGAGTAAGCGCCAGATTCTCATTGATGGGCTGGAAGCCGCAGGCTTAAAGGTCTCTTCGCCGGAAGGTGCTTTTTATATCATGGCGGATTTCAGCGATATTTTTGATGGCGACGATGTCGATTTTACCAAGTATCTCATCAGTGAAGTGGGCGTTGCCTGTATTCCACCCTCTGCATTTTTCAGCCCAGAGCATAAGCATCTGGCAAAGGATCACGTCCGTTTTACCTACTGTAAAGTGGATGATGTGCTCCTGGCAGGCGCGGAGAAGCTCGCGAAATTACGAGCAAAATAA